The Equus quagga isolate Etosha38 chromosome 10, UCLA_HA_Equagga_1.0, whole genome shotgun sequence genome includes a region encoding these proteins:
- the LOC124245824 gene encoding 60S ribosomal protein L21-like, with amino-acid sequence MTNTKGKRRGSGYMFSRPFRKHGVVPLATYMRIYKKGDVVDIKGMGTVQKGMPHKCYHGKTGRVYNVTQHAVGIVVNKQVKGKILAKRINVRIEHIKHSKSRDSFLKRVKESDQKKKEAKEKGTWVQLKRQPAPPREAHFVRTNGKEPELLEPIPYEFMA; translated from the coding sequence ATGACCAAcacaaagggaaagaggagaggcagCGGCTATATGTTCTCTAGGCCATTTAGAAAACATGGAGTTGTTCCTTTGGCCACATACATGCGAATCTACAAGAAAGGTGATGTTGTAGACATCAAGGGAATGGGCACTGTTCAAAAAGGAATGCCCCACAAATGTTACCATGGCAAAACTGGAAGAGTCTACAATGTTACCCAGCATGCTGTTGGCATTGttgtaaacaaacaagtaaagGGCAAGATTCTTGCCAAAAGAATTAATGTACGTATTGAGCATATTAAGCACTCTAAGAGCCGGGATAGCTTCCTGAAACGTGTGAAGGAAAGTgatcagaaaaagaaggaagccaaAGAGAAGGGTACTTGGGTTCAACTGAAGCGCCAGCCTGCTCCACCCAGAGAAGCACACTTTGTGAGAACCAATGGAAAGGAGCCTGAGCTGCTGGAACCCATTCCCTATGAATTCATGGCATGA